The proteins below come from a single Pseudarthrobacter sp. SSS035 genomic window:
- a CDS encoding nitrite/sulfite reductase has product MTDTALAGASVDPAAAKRPARASRPAAKPHGQWKVDGKTPLNANETWKQEDDGLNVRERIETIYSKDGFDAIPSQDLHGRFRWWGLYTQRKPGIDGGKTATLEPHELEDKYFMLRVRIDGGALTTEQLRVIGQISVDFGRDSADLTDRQNIQLHWIRVEDIPEIWNRLEGVGLSTTEACGDVPRVILGSPVAGIAKDEIIDPTPLIAELGERFIGNPLLSNLPRKYKTAITGHPSQDVVHEINDFALVGVRHPELGVGYDLWAGGALSTNPMLGKRLGAFVKPEEAAEVWLGVTSIFRDYGYRRMRTKARLKFLMADWGPAKFRQILEDEYLGYKLADGPAAPKPTTPGDHIGVHEQKDGKFFIGATPLAGRLSGAQLIKLADTLEARGSYRLRTTPHQKLVVLDVAKDHVEPLVAELDALGLSARPSVFRRGTIACTGIEYCKLAIVETKVTAATAVADLERRLADLAESGELPHALSLHINGCPNSCARIQTADIGLKGMMLPTPDGDPSPGFQVHLGGGLASNSREEAGLGRTVRGLKVYVEDLPDYVERVVRTFVAQRAEGQTFAEWAHAADEEALQ; this is encoded by the coding sequence ATGACTGATACAGCTCTAGCCGGAGCGTCCGTGGACCCTGCCGCCGCCAAGCGCCCCGCGCGTGCCTCCCGCCCCGCTGCAAAGCCGCACGGGCAGTGGAAAGTGGACGGCAAAACCCCGCTAAACGCCAACGAAACCTGGAAACAGGAAGACGACGGCCTCAACGTGCGTGAGCGTATCGAGACCATCTACTCCAAGGACGGCTTCGACGCCATCCCCAGCCAGGACCTCCACGGCCGCTTCCGCTGGTGGGGCCTGTACACCCAGCGCAAGCCCGGGATCGACGGCGGCAAGACCGCCACGCTCGAGCCGCACGAGCTGGAAGACAAGTACTTCATGCTCCGGGTCAGGATCGACGGCGGTGCGCTGACCACCGAGCAGCTGCGCGTCATCGGCCAGATTTCCGTTGATTTCGGCCGGGATTCCGCCGACCTCACGGACCGCCAGAACATCCAGCTGCACTGGATCCGCGTGGAGGACATCCCCGAGATCTGGAACCGGCTTGAGGGTGTTGGCCTGTCCACCACCGAGGCCTGCGGCGACGTGCCCCGCGTCATCCTGGGCTCGCCCGTGGCTGGCATCGCCAAGGATGAGATCATCGACCCCACGCCGCTCATCGCGGAGCTGGGCGAGCGATTCATCGGGAACCCGCTGCTGTCCAACCTGCCGCGCAAGTACAAGACCGCCATCACCGGCCACCCCAGCCAGGACGTGGTCCACGAGATCAACGACTTCGCCCTGGTGGGCGTCCGCCACCCCGAACTCGGCGTCGGCTACGACCTCTGGGCAGGCGGCGCGCTGTCCACCAACCCGATGCTCGGCAAGCGCCTCGGTGCCTTCGTGAAGCCCGAGGAAGCCGCCGAAGTCTGGCTCGGCGTCACCAGCATCTTCCGCGACTACGGCTACCGGCGCATGCGCACCAAGGCCCGCCTGAAGTTCCTGATGGCCGACTGGGGACCGGCGAAATTCCGCCAGATCCTCGAGGACGAATACCTGGGCTACAAGCTGGCCGACGGTCCCGCCGCGCCCAAGCCCACCACTCCGGGCGACCACATCGGTGTGCACGAGCAGAAGGACGGCAAGTTCTTCATCGGCGCCACCCCGCTGGCCGGCCGCCTGTCCGGCGCTCAGTTGATCAAGCTCGCGGACACCCTCGAGGCCCGCGGCTCCTACCGCCTGCGCACCACGCCGCACCAGAAACTCGTAGTGCTGGACGTTGCCAAGGATCACGTGGAACCGCTGGTTGCCGAGCTGGATGCCCTGGGCCTCTCCGCCCGCCCGTCCGTGTTCCGCCGCGGCACCATCGCCTGCACCGGCATCGAATACTGCAAGCTGGCCATCGTGGAAACCAAGGTCACGGCCGCCACCGCCGTCGCTGACCTGGAACGCCGCCTGGCGGACCTCGCGGAGTCCGGCGAACTGCCGCACGCGCTGTCCCTGCACATCAACGGCTGCCCCAACTCCTGCGCCCGCATCCAGACCGCGGACATCGGTCTGAAGGGCATGATGCTTCCAACGCCCGACGGCGACCCCTCCCCGGGTTTCCAGGTCCACCTGGGCGGCGGGCTGGCTTCCAACAGCCGCGAAGAGGCAGGTTTGGGACGCACTGTCCGCGGCCTGAAGGTGTACGTCGAGGACCTGCCGGACTACGTGGAACGCGTCGTCCGCACGTTCGTGGCCCAGCGCGCCGAAGGCCAGACCTTCGCCGAGTGGGCCCACGCAGCAGACGAGGAGGCCCTCCAGTGA
- a CDS encoding phosphoadenylyl-sulfate reductase, with product MSNTDPVVEPVETPVAASPATLRTHDELKAIAESGAAELGWDAPARDVIAWVERNFDLSAVAVACSMADAVLPALVADQMPGVDVLFLETGYHFPETYATRDEVAANLRVNVVDVLPENTVEQQDRLLGKDLFARDAAQCCALRKVAPLRRTLAGYELWFTGVRRDEAPTRTNTPLVTWDEVNGLVKVNPVAAWTFDQLVQYSDDNLLPVNPLLSQGYPSIGCQPCTRKVAPGDDPRAGRWAGTDKTECGLHV from the coding sequence GTGAGCAACACCGACCCGGTGGTCGAGCCTGTCGAGACCCCGGTCGCCGCATCGCCTGCCACCCTCCGCACCCACGACGAGCTCAAGGCCATCGCCGAGTCCGGCGCCGCCGAGCTTGGCTGGGACGCCCCGGCCCGCGACGTGATCGCCTGGGTGGAGCGCAACTTCGACCTGTCAGCGGTGGCCGTCGCGTGCTCCATGGCCGACGCCGTCCTGCCGGCGCTGGTCGCGGACCAGATGCCCGGCGTCGACGTCCTGTTCCTGGAGACCGGCTACCACTTCCCGGAAACCTACGCCACGCGTGATGAGGTGGCCGCGAACCTCCGCGTCAACGTGGTGGACGTGCTTCCCGAGAACACCGTGGAACAGCAGGACCGGCTCCTGGGCAAGGACCTCTTTGCCCGCGACGCCGCCCAGTGCTGCGCCCTCCGCAAGGTGGCCCCGCTGCGCCGCACCCTGGCCGGCTACGAACTCTGGTTCACGGGCGTCCGCCGCGACGAGGCCCCCACCCGGACCAACACCCCGCTGGTGACCTGGGACGAGGTCAACGGCCTGGTCAAGGTCAACCCCGTGGCCGCATGGACGTTCGACCAGCTGGTCCAGTACTCCGATGACAACCTCCTGCCCGTCAACCCGCTGCTTTCCCAGGGTTACCCCTCCATCGGCTGCCAGCCCTGCACCCGCAAGGTGGCACCCGGAGACGACCCCCGCGCCGGCCGCTGGGCAGGCACCGACAAGACAGAATGCGGACTACACGTATGA
- the cysD gene encoding sulfate adenylyltransferase subunit CysD produces MSIETTNEDLELSVLELDADSPKAAHRASEERASVSKPRGEAVTRLSSLDALESEAIHIIREVVAEFEKPALLFSGGKDSVVMLHLATKAFWPGKVPFPVLHVDTGHNFPEVIDFRDRTVERLGLKLVVGSVQEFIDRGELAERADGTRNPLQTVPLLDAISQNKFDAVFGGGRRDEDKARAKERILSLRDEFGQWDPRNQRPELWNLYNGRHTVGQHVRAFPISNWTELDIWRYIERENIELPGLYYAHDREVFARDGMWRAVGEVSQPLPHEEVIVKTVRYRTVGDMSCTGAVESDAATVSDVVIEVAASTITERGATRADDRISEAAMEDRKKDGYF; encoded by the coding sequence ATGAGCATCGAAACCACCAACGAGGACCTGGAGCTGTCTGTGCTGGAACTTGACGCTGATTCTCCGAAAGCGGCGCATCGCGCGAGCGAGGAACGAGCGAGTGTGTCTAAGCCGCGTGGAGAAGCAGTGACAAGGCTTTCCAGCCTGGACGCACTCGAGTCCGAAGCGATCCACATCATCCGCGAAGTTGTGGCCGAGTTCGAGAAGCCTGCGCTGCTGTTCTCCGGCGGCAAGGACTCCGTGGTGATGCTGCACCTGGCCACCAAGGCGTTCTGGCCGGGCAAGGTCCCGTTCCCCGTGCTGCACGTGGATACCGGCCACAACTTCCCCGAGGTCATCGACTTCCGCGACCGGACGGTGGAGCGGCTGGGACTTAAGCTCGTCGTCGGGAGCGTCCAGGAGTTCATCGACCGCGGCGAGCTGGCCGAGCGTGCCGACGGCACCCGCAACCCGCTGCAGACCGTCCCGCTGCTGGACGCCATCTCGCAGAACAAGTTCGACGCCGTCTTCGGCGGCGGCCGCCGTGACGAGGACAAGGCCCGCGCCAAGGAGCGCATCCTGAGCCTCCGCGACGAATTCGGCCAGTGGGATCCGCGCAACCAGCGCCCCGAGCTGTGGAACCTCTACAACGGCCGCCACACCGTGGGCCAGCATGTCCGCGCGTTCCCCATCAGCAACTGGACCGAGCTGGACATCTGGCGCTACATCGAACGCGAGAACATCGAGCTGCCGGGCCTGTACTACGCCCACGACCGCGAAGTGTTTGCCCGCGACGGCATGTGGCGTGCGGTGGGCGAGGTTTCCCAGCCGCTGCCGCACGAGGAAGTCATCGTCAAAACCGTCCGCTACCGCACCGTGGGCGACATGTCCTGCACCGGTGCCGTTGAGTCGGACGCAGCCACCGTGAGCGACGTTGTGATCGAAGTTGCCGCCTCCACCATCACCGAACGTGGCGCCACCCGTGCAGATGACCGCATCTCCGAGGCAGCCATGGAAGACCGCAAGAAGGATGGTTACTTCTAA
- a CDS encoding sulfate adenylyltransferase subunit 1: protein MSTLNTPVVEPVETLISTGSINEALPTTLFRFATAGSVDDGKSTLVGRLLHDSKAILADTLDAVARTSADRGFGGSAGGIDLALLTDGLRAEREQGITIDVAYRYFATDRRSFILADCPGHVQYTKNTVTGASTADAVVVLIDARKGVLEQTRRHLSVLQLLRVAHVIVAVNKIDLVDFSESVFREIQADVQQVARELGIGSAELGSADHIDDLLVIPVSALDGDNVVDRSERTPWYDGPALLEVLETLPAADEIDTQLESFRFPVQLVIRPQGALAPDAVAGGLDVEAYRDYRAYAGQITEGSVKVGDCVSVLTPGQAARTTTVTGIDFAGESLQEAFAPQSVALRLAEEFDVARGDTIAAAGTVRESTADLYAALCWLSPKPLREGAKVLVKHGTRTVQALVRSVSGKLDLATFKLEGASSLELNDIGHAQLRLAAPLPLENYLHHRRTGAFLVIDPLDGNTLAAGLVKDHPGDHEDERYSI, encoded by the coding sequence ATGAGCACTCTTAATACGCCGGTGGTTGAGCCTGTCGAAACCCTGATTTCGACAGGCTCAATCAACGAGGCATTGCCTACCACCCTGTTCCGTTTCGCCACCGCCGGATCGGTCGACGACGGGAAGTCCACTTTGGTGGGCCGCCTCCTGCACGATTCCAAGGCGATCCTCGCGGACACGCTCGACGCCGTCGCCCGCACCTCCGCGGACCGCGGCTTCGGCGGCTCTGCTGGCGGCATTGACCTGGCGCTGCTGACCGACGGCCTGCGCGCCGAGCGGGAGCAGGGCATCACCATCGACGTGGCCTACCGCTACTTCGCCACGGACCGCCGCAGCTTCATCCTGGCGGACTGCCCCGGGCACGTCCAGTACACCAAAAACACGGTGACCGGCGCGTCCACGGCGGATGCCGTCGTCGTACTCATTGACGCCCGCAAGGGTGTCCTGGAGCAGACGCGCCGGCACCTGTCCGTGCTGCAGCTGCTGCGGGTGGCGCACGTGATTGTGGCCGTGAACAAGATCGACCTGGTGGACTTCAGCGAGTCCGTGTTCCGCGAGATCCAGGCCGACGTGCAGCAGGTGGCCCGCGAACTGGGCATCGGCTCCGCCGAGCTCGGCAGCGCGGACCACATCGATGACCTGCTGGTGATCCCGGTGTCCGCCCTCGACGGCGACAACGTGGTGGACCGGTCCGAGCGCACCCCCTGGTATGACGGCCCGGCCCTGCTGGAGGTCCTCGAGACCCTGCCGGCCGCGGACGAGATCGACACGCAGCTGGAGAGCTTCCGTTTCCCCGTGCAGCTGGTCATCCGGCCGCAGGGTGCGCTGGCTCCCGACGCCGTGGCCGGTGGCCTGGACGTGGAGGCCTACCGCGATTACCGGGCGTATGCCGGCCAGATCACCGAGGGGTCGGTGAAGGTGGGGGACTGCGTGTCAGTGCTGACCCCCGGCCAGGCCGCCCGCACCACCACGGTGACCGGCATTGATTTCGCCGGCGAGTCCCTGCAGGAAGCGTTCGCGCCGCAGTCCGTGGCGCTCCGCCTGGCGGAGGAGTTCGACGTCGCCCGTGGTGACACCATCGCCGCCGCCGGCACTGTCCGCGAGTCCACCGCCGACTTGTACGCCGCGCTGTGCTGGCTCTCGCCGAAGCCGCTGCGGGAAGGTGCCAAGGTGCTGGTCAAGCACGGCACCCGCACGGTCCAGGCTCTGGTCCGCAGCGTCAGCGGCAAGCTGGACCTGGCCACCTTCAAGCTCGAAGGCGCGTCCAGCCTGGAGCTGAACGACATCGGCCACGCGCAGCTCCGGCTCGCCGCGCCGCTGCCGCTGGAGAACTACCTGCACCACCGCCGCACCGGCGCGTTCCTCGTCATCGACCCCCTGGACGGCAACACGCTGGCCGCGGGCCTGGTCAAGGACCACCCGGGCGACCATGAGGACGAGCGCTACTCCATCTGA
- a CDS encoding RtcB family protein, with protein sequence METINPKLISWASILDAKTLDQALATSTLPFIYPHLALMPDAHLGKGATVGSVIPTLRAIIPAAVGVDIGCGMIAVRTQYSVKDLPKDRKRLREDLERAIPLSAGHNNRRVMATAEPRLAELRKLAGQAGFNPAQYLAKWELQLGSLGSGNHFIEVSADETDAVWLFLHSGSRGVGNKIAQHHIGVAQQVTRKRGTRLPDPDLAYLEEGTSEFARYIKELRWAQHFALLNREEMMDRVITQFGHWVGGHVKERERINCHHNFTQQETHYGKSVWVSRKGAIRAENGDPGLIPGSMGTASYVVEGLGNPVSLNSSPHGAGREYSRTAARKTFTMAELKTAMQGIEFRATEAFIDEIPAAYKPIDVVMRDAADLVRVRHKLRQLVNVKGD encoded by the coding sequence GTGGAAACCATCAACCCCAAGCTCATCAGCTGGGCCTCGATCCTGGATGCCAAGACCCTTGACCAGGCTCTTGCCACGTCCACGCTGCCGTTCATCTACCCGCACCTGGCGCTGATGCCGGACGCGCACCTCGGCAAGGGCGCCACCGTCGGCTCGGTGATTCCCACCCTGCGCGCGATCATCCCGGCCGCCGTCGGTGTGGATATCGGCTGCGGCATGATCGCCGTGCGGACCCAGTACTCGGTCAAGGACCTGCCCAAAGACCGCAAACGGCTGCGCGAGGACCTCGAACGGGCCATTCCGTTGTCCGCCGGGCACAACAACCGGCGGGTCATGGCCACTGCCGAGCCGCGCCTTGCCGAGCTCCGGAAGCTGGCGGGGCAGGCCGGCTTCAACCCGGCCCAGTATCTGGCCAAGTGGGAACTTCAGCTGGGCTCGCTGGGATCGGGCAACCACTTCATCGAGGTCTCCGCCGACGAAACCGACGCCGTCTGGCTGTTCCTGCACTCGGGCTCGCGGGGCGTGGGCAACAAGATCGCGCAGCACCACATCGGCGTCGCCCAGCAGGTGACCCGCAAACGCGGGACGAGGCTGCCCGACCCGGACCTCGCCTACCTGGAGGAGGGTACCAGCGAGTTCGCCCGCTACATCAAGGAACTACGCTGGGCGCAACACTTCGCCCTCCTGAACCGCGAGGAAATGATGGACCGCGTCATTACTCAGTTCGGGCACTGGGTGGGCGGCCATGTCAAGGAGCGCGAGCGGATCAACTGCCACCACAACTTCACACAGCAGGAGACCCATTACGGCAAGTCCGTGTGGGTATCGCGGAAGGGGGCGATCAGAGCCGAGAACGGCGATCCGGGACTTATCCCCGGGTCCATGGGGACGGCGTCGTACGTGGTGGAGGGGCTGGGGAATCCCGTCTCGCTGAACTCATCCCCGCACGGGGCCGGGCGCGAGTACTCCCGGACGGCTGCCCGCAAAACGTTCACAATGGCCGAGCTGAAGACGGCCATGCAGGGCATTGAGTTCCGGGCCACCGAGGCGTTCATCGACGAGATTCCGGCGGCGTACAAGCCCATCGATGTGGTGATGCGGGACGCTGCTGACCTTGTCAGGGTGCGGCACAAACTGCGGCAGCTGGTCAACGTCAAGGGGGACTGA
- a CDS encoding ABC transporter substrate-binding protein, whose product MTRIVAGESAEPKRKRAIEAALAIGLVFLIAAGAVVASSISRNTAAEASIPAPTPAAELKLGYFGNLTHAPALVGVKQGILARNLGNTKLSTETFNAGPAAIEALNAGAIDAAYIGPNPAINSFVKSEGESVSVIAGAAAGGAQLVVRPEITSASDLKGKTLASPQLGGTQDVALRAWLGSQGYKTNVDGSGDVSINPTENAQTLKLFQDGKLDGAWLPEPWASRLVLTAGAKVLVDEKDLWDGSLSGKAGEFPTTILIVNKKFAAAHPDTVKALLRGHVESVAWLNEAPAAEKTSVINGALQESAGAALPADVLDRALQNVVFTVDPLAGTYPKLLEDGVKAGTTKQADITGLFDLRALNEVTGTAERVSAAGLGQD is encoded by the coding sequence ATGACCCGCATCGTGGCAGGCGAAAGCGCAGAACCCAAGCGCAAGCGTGCCATCGAGGCGGCCCTGGCCATCGGGCTCGTGTTCCTGATCGCCGCCGGTGCCGTTGTGGCGTCGTCCATTTCCCGTAATACGGCGGCAGAGGCATCCATCCCCGCGCCCACTCCGGCCGCAGAACTGAAGCTGGGCTACTTCGGAAACCTGACCCACGCCCCCGCCCTGGTGGGGGTGAAGCAGGGGATCCTCGCCCGGAACCTGGGCAACACCAAGCTCAGCACCGAAACTTTCAACGCCGGGCCAGCCGCGATCGAGGCACTGAACGCCGGCGCCATCGACGCGGCCTACATCGGCCCAAATCCCGCGATCAACTCGTTTGTCAAGAGCGAGGGGGAGTCCGTCAGCGTCATCGCGGGCGCCGCAGCGGGTGGGGCGCAGTTGGTTGTGCGTCCAGAGATCACCTCGGCGTCGGACTTGAAGGGCAAGACCCTGGCCTCGCCTCAGCTGGGCGGCACGCAGGACGTGGCGCTCCGCGCCTGGCTCGGCTCGCAGGGCTACAAAACCAACGTGGACGGCAGCGGCGACGTTTCCATCAACCCCACGGAAAACGCCCAGACGCTGAAACTGTTCCAGGATGGAAAGCTCGACGGCGCGTGGTTGCCTGAGCCGTGGGCGTCCCGTTTGGTGCTCACCGCCGGAGCCAAGGTCCTGGTGGACGAAAAGGATCTCTGGGACGGATCGCTCTCCGGCAAAGCCGGCGAGTTTCCCACCACCATTCTGATTGTGAACAAGAAGTTTGCCGCCGCGCACCCGGACACCGTGAAGGCTCTGCTGCGCGGCCACGTGGAGTCCGTGGCGTGGCTGAATGAAGCACCCGCCGCCGAGAAAACAAGCGTCATCAACGGCGCCCTGCAGGAATCGGCTGGCGCGGCGCTACCCGCCGACGTCCTTGACCGGGCCCTGCAGAACGTGGTGTTCACGGTGGATCCGCTCGCGGGAACCTACCCCAAGCTCCTCGAAGACGGGGTGAAAGCCGGCACCACCAAGCAGGCGGACATCACCGGACTGTTCGACCTCCGTGCCCTGAACGAAGTCACCGGGACCGCCGAACGGGTCTCTGCCGCCGGCCTCGGCCAGGACTGA
- a CDS encoding ABC transporter ATP-binding protein, with the protein MPVVLENLGKRFGDGAPVLDDVNATIGAGEFVALLGASGCGKSTLLNIMAGLEVPTSGALEVPSDGAAFMFQDAALFPWLTARENIELALKLRGVGKAERRIKANELLELVHLGEAGDKRPHELSGGMRQRVALARALSQDRQLLLMDEPFAALDAITRDLLHDELERIWKETGRTIVFVTHNVREAVRLGQRVLLLSSRPGRVVQEWAVTEEHRTDAGLAGQLTGVITARLREEIRRHAK; encoded by the coding sequence ATGCCAGTCGTACTGGAAAACCTGGGCAAGCGCTTCGGCGACGGCGCCCCGGTGCTGGACGACGTCAACGCCACCATCGGCGCGGGCGAATTCGTAGCCCTCCTCGGTGCCTCCGGCTGCGGCAAATCCACCCTGCTGAACATCATGGCGGGACTGGAGGTCCCGACGTCGGGCGCCCTCGAAGTGCCCAGCGACGGAGCAGCCTTTATGTTCCAGGACGCTGCCCTCTTCCCCTGGCTGACGGCGCGGGAGAACATCGAGCTGGCCCTGAAGCTGCGCGGTGTGGGCAAAGCTGAACGCCGGATCAAGGCCAACGAGCTGCTCGAGTTGGTGCACCTCGGCGAGGCTGGGGACAAGCGCCCACACGAGCTGTCCGGCGGCATGCGCCAGCGCGTGGCACTGGCCCGTGCCCTGTCGCAGGACCGGCAGCTGCTGCTGATGGATGAGCCGTTTGCGGCCCTGGACGCCATCACCCGCGACCTGCTGCACGACGAGCTGGAACGCATCTGGAAGGAAACCGGGCGCACCATCGTTTTTGTGACCCACAACGTCCGCGAGGCCGTGCGGCTGGGCCAGCGTGTGCTGCTGCTGTCGTCCCGGCCCGGCCGCGTGGTCCAGGAATGGGCCGTCACCGAGGAACACCGAACCGACGCCGGCCTGGCCGGACAGCTGACCGGGGTCATCACCGCCCGGCTGCGGGAGGAGATTCGCCGCCATGCCAAATAA
- a CDS encoding ABC transporter permease, which produces MPNNPTPLAETEPVAEPVEAKPETRKVHAALTRTSTGHEDLRELEAGLDSLQSDAARKHRIDWSRILLPVAALVVLVLIWQFYVSLGVKRRDLVPGPLDVLGQIGVLWGEAKLQEAVWTSLQRGLVGFLISVAIATPVGLLLAQVAPLRRAFGPLISGLQVLPSVAWVPAAIIWFGLTDATVYFVVFMGAIPSIINGLISGVDQIPPQYRRVGTVLGANRFQMAVQIVLPAALPGYLGGLKQGWAFSWRSLMAAEIIAVGGTIGFGLGSLLDQGRVLSDMTVVMAAILLILAVGILIELLVFGPIEKRLLRSRGLLAGSTR; this is translated from the coding sequence ATGCCAAATAACCCCACGCCCCTCGCCGAGACCGAACCGGTGGCCGAACCGGTCGAGGCCAAGCCGGAAACCCGCAAAGTCCACGCCGCCCTGACCCGAACTTCCACCGGGCATGAGGACCTGCGAGAGCTCGAGGCCGGGCTGGATTCGCTCCAGTCCGACGCCGCGCGCAAGCACCGGATCGACTGGAGCCGCATCCTGTTGCCGGTGGCCGCCCTGGTGGTCCTGGTCCTGATCTGGCAGTTCTACGTTTCCCTTGGCGTGAAGCGCCGCGACCTGGTCCCCGGTCCGCTGGACGTCCTGGGCCAGATCGGCGTGCTTTGGGGCGAGGCCAAGCTGCAGGAAGCGGTGTGGACCTCGCTGCAGCGCGGGCTGGTCGGGTTCCTGATCAGCGTTGCCATCGCCACGCCGGTGGGGCTGCTGCTGGCCCAGGTTGCGCCGCTGCGCCGTGCCTTCGGGCCTCTGATTTCCGGCCTTCAGGTGCTGCCGTCCGTAGCCTGGGTGCCTGCGGCCATCATTTGGTTCGGCCTCACTGATGCCACCGTCTACTTCGTGGTCTTTATGGGTGCGATCCCCTCGATCATCAACGGGCTGATCTCCGGCGTGGACCAGATCCCGCCGCAGTACCGCCGCGTGGGCACGGTCCTGGGTGCCAACCGTTTCCAGATGGCCGTGCAGATTGTCCTGCCTGCCGCACTTCCCGGATACCTGGGCGGGCTCAAACAGGGCTGGGCATTCTCCTGGCGGTCGCTCATGGCCGCGGAAATCATCGCCGTGGGCGGCACCATCGGCTTCGGACTCGGCTCGCTGCTTGACCAGGGCCGGGTCCTGTCCGACATGACGGTTGTCATGGCCGCGATCCTGCTGATCCTGGCCGTCGGCATCCTCATCGAACTGCTGGTGTTCGGGCCGATCGAGAAGCGCCTCCTGCGCAGCCGCGGCCTGCTGGCCGGGAGCACCCGCTAG
- a CDS encoding DNA alkylation repair protein, protein MASGSPAPAHFAAAAFLARLQELRSDAEQRKYGRYFRMGPGDYAEGDFFMGVRMGQVFDLGKEFVAMDLPQIEALLDQDIHEARAGAVKIMALQASGKKASEDLRRSLYELYLRRHDRINNWDLVDLGAGRVVGGWLVDKPRDILYKMARSANLWERRTAIVATSWFLRTGDVDDTFAIAELLVDDKEDLIHKATGGWLRDAGRSDRPRLLEFLDVHAATMPRTALRYAIEHLDKPAREHYLRLKKA, encoded by the coding sequence ATGGCCTCCGGATCTCCAGCGCCCGCCCACTTTGCCGCCGCCGCGTTCCTGGCTCGGCTCCAGGAGCTGCGGTCCGACGCCGAACAACGGAAGTATGGGCGCTACTTCAGGATGGGCCCGGGAGACTACGCCGAAGGCGACTTTTTCATGGGCGTGCGGATGGGACAGGTCTTCGACCTCGGCAAGGAGTTCGTCGCGATGGATCTGCCGCAGATCGAGGCACTCCTGGACCAGGACATCCATGAGGCGAGGGCCGGCGCCGTCAAGATCATGGCACTCCAGGCGTCGGGCAAAAAGGCCAGCGAGGACCTCCGCCGGAGTCTCTATGAGCTGTACCTGCGCCGACACGACCGGATCAACAACTGGGACCTCGTGGACCTGGGCGCCGGACGGGTTGTAGGCGGGTGGCTCGTCGACAAGCCCCGCGACATCCTCTACAAAATGGCCCGCTCGGCAAACCTGTGGGAGCGGCGGACGGCCATTGTGGCGACGTCGTGGTTTCTGCGGACCGGCGACGTGGACGATACGTTCGCCATCGCTGAGTTACTCGTGGACGACAAAGAGGATCTGATCCACAAGGCTACTGGTGGCTGGCTCCGCGACGCCGGCAGGAGCGACCGGCCCCGGCTGCTGGAATTCCTCGACGTTCACGCGGCCACGATGCCGCGGACGGCGTTGCGCTACGCGATAGAACACCTGGACAAGCCGGCGCGGGAACACTACCTGCGGCTGAAGAAGGCTTAA
- a CDS encoding cupin domain-containing protein → MKTKNSASAVVLQPGEGARRWFFGGGVQTWKATEEDTAGAFLLFEDEMALNKVTPMHTHPDSDETMYILAGEILMNMDDTEHRVAAGGVTIAPRGVPHAFKVLQEGTRVLCLHTPGGAQAFYFGASEPLNDGEGTGLVDFDRIRESGQLNGGIEIVGPPPFPEG, encoded by the coding sequence ATGAAGACGAAGAACTCAGCATCCGCCGTTGTCCTGCAGCCCGGCGAAGGGGCCAGACGCTGGTTCTTCGGCGGCGGAGTGCAGACCTGGAAGGCCACGGAGGAAGACACCGCCGGGGCGTTCCTGCTCTTCGAAGATGAGATGGCCTTGAACAAAGTAACGCCGATGCACACCCATCCGGACTCCGACGAGACGATGTACATCCTCGCCGGCGAGATCCTGATGAACATGGACGACACGGAGCACCGGGTCGCGGCGGGTGGCGTGACCATTGCGCCGAGGGGTGTCCCGCACGCGTTCAAAGTCCTCCAGGAGGGGACCCGCGTGCTCTGCCTGCACACCCCCGGCGGGGCCCAGGCCTTCTACTTCGGCGCCAGCGAACCGCTCAATGACGGCGAAGGAACAGGACTTGTGGACTTTGACCGCATCCGTGAATCAGGGCAGCTGAACGGCGGCATCGAGATCGTCGGGCCACCGCCGTTCCCGGAGGGTTAA